The window CCGTCTCTGGCCCCGAAACCGGATCTTGTCCAGACGTTTCAGCATGGTGGACGCTGCGGAGCCGGCCTCTATCTGAACATGGCCGACAGCAGCGCTGCAGAGACGGAGAGGAGAACGTCAAgaatcaaacacaaaacatccaAACAGTGGTGCAAAgtaactcagtacatttactcaagtacagttttgaggtacttgttctttacttgagtatttatttgacagctttagttacttttcagatgaagatttgacacaatggataatataacaagcttttaaaatacaacacattgttaacatcaaattccctctttgtgtttcctcggacagtgtttccctgttgagcagcggaggaagtatagtaacaaaaagaggaactttggcactaaaaagagtTGTGAGTTATTGAGTGTCGGGTCCTGCAGGGGGTGCAGGGTCGGTCTGGGGGGGTCACAAGACGATAAACAAGTGAGGACAGATGAGGAAAATATATCCAGTgtgagaaatgtgtttattttttcagaattgCTCTTATCTTTGATATTTTCATCTTGTGACATATTGGGTAGTTTTACGTCTTCAGGCCGTTAAAACATCTTCATAACAGTAGATCAAGAACAGAAAATCCCTCTTTGCTTCAAGTCTAATAAACATGCATCACCTGAAGACTCACTGCTTTACACTCGATCACATTTAGGAAAGGACAGAGATAAACTGAACATTGCAGATGtgttttaacatttgatttGTAATCATTAGAACATCTATAAGAGTTGTGACTGTTTGttataaatgtgatttataagaaatgtgaaatgtgttttccttttagAATACCATTTGCATTTTAGCcatttttacaaaagaaaacaaaagtgttgATTACTCAGGGAATTCTTAAAAAATCAAGTTCCCAACATAAATTCTGCAAAGTGCtttcatattaatttaatttattcatgtgaTGTAACTGAACTGAGGTCACTTCTAACATCGTTGCAGCTCATTGTGACAGTGAGGAGACACATCGACGTGTCAACACGTCTTATTCTCCTGATGACTGACCTGAACATGAAGCTCCTTCAACACTAAGTGATCATAAAAGCTTTATTCATCCAGGCAGAGTCTGAGGCAGCCAATCAGACGCTCCACTGTGACGCCGTCATACTGTTTGTTCAGGGAGGAGACGCTGAAAACTGCTTTACAACAAGACTGTAAGTCTGCAGTCATgttagcggctctgtgaggatTTCAGCTGAATGCTGACATCagcattaattgattagtcgatcgactgaaaattaatctgcagctattATGATCATTCAATAAtcattttagcctttttttaagcaaatatttgctggttccagtttctcaaacgtgaatatttgctgtttttttgtcttctctgtctGATTATCGTTCTGTATGTGCATCAGGCTACTGGTTGATCACAAcaagcagacagaaacattCATGGAGAGAATTAACTGCAGATCTTTAGCAGGTGTGATGGTTACCATGTTCACATCGCATCTTTTACAGGTTTCCTTATTGGAGGTGCAGCCTTTCTTTATTATCTAGTGCCTTTATTAATTCTAACTGCTGGAAGGAACCATCAGTATTATCTTTTCTACATGAAGCTTCTATGTTTTCAGATGTTGTTTTCCCTCccactcttcttctttcttcaggTAAATTATTGGAGCTTTGCACCACAACAAGAGTGTTTTCCGTTAACTCTGCAGTCTTATTTCCATTGGTCAGAACGGGATAACTCCGCCCCCTCCCGTCCCCTCCCCTACCTCTCCTACCTGAATCATGCGTCTGATTGTATCTCAGATCCAGTGTGTCTCACTGCCTTCCTCCCTGCTGCCTGCTTGTACTGAATCAAGTGTTGAAAGTTACGAGTTCTTCTGACTAGTTTAAacaccttatttttatttctgactGCGTCCTTACACTCATCATCCCACCAAGGTGCTACTTCCCTCTTTGTACTGTCTTTACTTTCAGATTCTAATACAGTTGATATTATGTCTGTTGCTTTAGTTTGCTGtcaagtgtttttatgttcaatCCAACATTTCTATCACTGTCTTCCAGAACTTTCTCAGAGATCCATTTCCCTCCTGTGTGTTCTCTATGATCAACAAGGCACCAGACTGATCACTTCCTGTGGTTACTTCTTGGCAAACTGTCTGATCACACACTGATGTTATGCTGTTTGatacaaatgtaaaatcaaGCACAGATTATTTTCCTTAATTAACATCTAATTTAAACATACTAAATTATTTTCATCTAGCAGCTCTTCTATTACCTGATCATTAGCATCTGTTCTGTCTCGCCCCCAGAACGTGTTATTAGCATGTTATTAGCATGTTATTAGCATGTTATTAGCACCTGCAGGTTCTCACACTAACATTAAGGGAACTCCAGAAATCTCTCCCTTGCAACCACTGTATCTctgttctccatctctttcaACCCTGGCCTCTTTTCCAGCAGTAGTCTTCCTCACCTGTTCTTCAGAGTCACACCCTGTTAACACGCTTCACCTCCTCCGCTCGGCCTCTCATCATGTCTATTATCTTTCTTTACTCCCTGCTCAGGTTTAGCAACTTGTTTTGTTCCGGTTTTAACATCCTTTGTAAGAACAAACAACGTTCAAAACGCGACTGACAAACGTGACACGTTTCCTCAAACACTCTAAAGACCAATCGGACAGGTATGTttgacatgaaacaaacactACAGAGAGAGACGCTCACGAGGACAGATACGTCCTCTCCGTCTCCCAGCACGTCTGCAGCACCTTCCTGTTGGATGCCCCCTTAGATCAGACCTCCATGCCCCCTTAGATCAGACCTCCATGCCCCCTTAGATAAGACCTCCATGCCCCCTTAAATCAGACCTCCATGCCCCTTAGATCAGACCTCCATATCCCCTTAGATCAGACCTCCATACCCCCTTAGATCAGACGTCCATACCCCCTTAGATCAGACCTCCATACCTCCTTAGATCAGACCTCCATACCCCCTTAGATCAGACCTCTATACCTCCTTAGATCAGACCTCCATACCCCCTTAGATCAGACCTCCATACCCCCTTAGATCAGACCTCCATACCCCCTTAGATCAGACCTCCATACCTCCTTAGATCGGACCCCCATACCCCCTTAGATGAGACCTCCATACCCCCTTACATCAGACCTCCATACCTCCTTAGATCGGACCCCCATGCCCCCTTAGATCAGACCTCCATGCCCTCTTAGATCAGACCTCCATACCCCCTTAGATCAGACCTCCATGCCCCCTTAGATCAGACCTCCATCCCCCCCAGACTGACCCAGTAACTGGTCACCAGTTGTTTGTGACGCAATCACAGTGGCGTCTcacctgttcacacacacaggaagttcAACCTGCTCCTAAACACACTCTTACAGTTCGAGCTTGTATCTTCCTGTTTTCATCAGCTGACCGAACTACAACCACAGACCCGGTCACTCGCTCAACCGGAACACCGGTCTGCACGCGGGGTCCGGGTTGGACACACCTGGACTCCTCAGGGGACCAGGTGTGTCCTGAAAGGGAGGAGAAGTTTCTCACCGTGAACAGAAGCACACTCTCCCTCCGTGTGTCTCTCCCGGAGGTCCGGACCCGCTTCAGCCCAGACCCGCCTGCTCTCTGCCCCGCTGCGTCCCTCCGCTGCCCCGGCAGGTGGTCCAGGTGTCGGGAGGTAAGAACCGGGTCGTGTTCCTCCAGCTGACCGGACAACAATCAAAGCTGAGGGCGGGGTGACGTGCACCCGCTGAACACGGACGTGACGTCATCACGCAGCGCTCTTAAAGCGAACGTCTCCGTTCAGGCTGAttaataatagtataataattatgtatatatatatataattatatacagtctgtgttgACTGACTCATCTGGTTTCAGTTGTAAGTTTGTTGTCAAATTTTGGTCagattttagttttcatttctATGATGATGTTAAACTTTCTGTCAAAGATgttataaaattattttaaagatgttATAATATAGTTTTAAAgatgttataaaatattttaaatgtagaGACTCTGATGACTGTGAGACTGTGATGATTATAATGGGGAAGTTGTTTATtcataaatcattattttctctgttccttcatgatttcacatattttatattttttctcttctttttctgtacttttattattattattgtactttattgtcattgtccGTTTCATGTTTCCTGACAGAAGATTATAATTTCAGCTCACAGTAGTCACCATTTAActgtgatgaaatgaaatgtgttatgATGAATAAagtttcaataaaataaaaaaaaaaaaacccgtcTATGTTCAGGCACAAAACCGTGTTTAACTGATAGGAAATGTAATAGAATATTtattaattcaattttatttatttatttttgtctcaagttctcatttcttttcttttttgtttgtttgtttgtttttgtttgtttgtttttaaaaatgaacccGTTACTGTGCTTTTCATGTTATTATGtccttgttgttttgttcagctgtttgttttctgtttctgttttcctgtgtttgtttatttattatttgtgaGTGTTGTGTATTTCAATGTTTGGACAATAAAGTTGGGAAGTGAAAAAAAACGTCAGCGTTCACGTTCAGGCGGAACTGAAGAGccagttgtgtgtttgtggaggaaGTTTGAAGTTAGTTGTGTGTATTTCTGCGTTGTGACGGTAAACAGGTTTGTTTACACCTGCAGGGTCTCAGCTGGGAGGAGGACATGGCCTCCACGGTGCAGAACACCGACGTGAAGCAGGTAAGACTCACCTGAGGAAGGTTACTTAGGTCTGTCTCTCATCCCAGAAGACAGTGAGACAGGTGAGGTCACACCTGCAGACTCACTCACATCCAGCTCTGACAAACACGACAAATATCATAATGTGTTTCCCACCAGACTACGTTTAAACAACCTGTTATTTTAATGAGATGTTCCTCTTTTCTGTATAAAATCACATGAATCTGATAACTCATGACGTCAGTGTCTTCTGCTAAATTCGCCATATGAATAATTTAGCAGTAAACCAGCTGTTGAACTGAAGTTAAAACTATTACTAAACTATAATACAAACGTCCCGTCAGAGtgggacaaaatgaaaagtgaccaaaagtttgaataagaagaaaaaaacctgcTTCTTGGTGTATTTAATATGAGCCGAATTGATGAACAAGAcctaatcatttaaaaaaatacctttAGTCCTTTTTAACAGTGACAAGTCTTCACGAATCAGCGACGCAAATGTAAAACTGCAAATTTGCGACTGATATTCTGAGCGGAGAATATGAAGATAACATCAGTGCTGCAGAGACCCTCTAACACACCAGAGAAACTAGTGTTTAAGACCGTGAGATCATGTATAATATCGCGGTGTTTCCTCACATACAGAAGTCTGAACGAGAATAACTGTAAGTTGCATCTTTAGTCTTCTGGTGGTTTTtatgttggttgtttttgttctggACTCTATTGAGACCAGATCTCcatacacacagagactgtCTGATTAAAAAGTCAGATAATTAATGCATGTGAAGTACATTTATgcaagtactgtactgtagtacagtttgaggtacttgtactttacttgagtatttccatgtgatgctactttctacatttcagagggaaatattgtactttctactccactacatttatttgacagctttagttacttttcagatgcagatttgacacaatggataatataacaagcttttaaaatacaacacattgttaaagatgaaaccagtggtttccaacctttttgtcttttgacgtcttacaaaaagcagtgtgtagtcggggtcacatttcacatgtctatgagttgttaacagctccaccaaatagtgatttttccctctaaacttctcacatgctttcatttcaataaatgttcaaatgatccaatatttcagcaaaaatcaaagattagagaaaaagtccaaaaactgaaaacagatttgtgtatcagaactttgttttttcttctttcctctcccattaatcatctcaccacccctcagatttatctgctgaccctttggagggccccgacccctaggttgggaaccactggactaaactagctaactgtatataaagtagtgtaaactagctccacctccagcagctacaacagtaacatgctgctctaacactgatgcttcactattaataatctaatgatgtcatatataataatatatcagtcagagggaccaaaccactacttttactgcaatactttaactacatcaagctcataatacttatgtacttttactgcaatactttaactacatcaagctcataatacttatgtacttttactgcaatactttaactacatcaagctcataatacttatgtacttttactgcaatactttaactacatcaagctcataatacttatgtacttttactgcaatactttaactacatcaagctcataatacttatgtacttttactgcaatacactaactacatcaagctcataatacttatgtacttttactgcaatactttaactacatcaagctcataatacttatgtacttttactgcagaaGGATTttcatgcagaacttttacttgtattatagtatttttactttgatctattggtacttttactgcagtaaagggtCTGAGTACTTCCTCCATTACTTCAGGTTCTGTGTCTCCTCTGCAGAAAGATGCTGATGGTGCGGTGGTCGTGGCGGTAACATCTCGTGCGGCGTTTGGAGCTGATGACGGTGATGAGGTGTACGGTGTGGGCGTGGCCTTCACGCTGctgcaggtcaaagttcagtttGAATTGTTGACGTCTGTTCTGTGATATTAATCATGTCGAATGGATTCTgtggttttaaaacaaaatcatgtGTAAGAAGTTGTATTACAGTATTTCAAATGTAAGTCTgacaatattctatattttcctcccgtttgagtaacgtttgctatAAACTACAGTGTTCATATTACTGACCCTGTTTCAAAAATTAAACCATATATTTGTGTTGGCTGGTTATCTTTTTAGGGGATTtgttgttaataataaaaatatagaataaaacCACACTGAAGCTTTACAGGAAAAATTCAGATAATCttaatttatattcatgtttttctcttcaggCGCTGCAAAGAGTGAATGAACGTCTGCTGGAGGAAAATCCTGCTGAGTCGCTGCTGTTTGATGTCGTCCTGATCACCACcgacagccagcagcagcagcagagcgcCCGCATCATCAGCAGCACCAGACATTACGGTAATTGaaccatcatcagcagcagcaccagacaTTACGGTAATTTAACTTTgaccatcagcagcagcaccagacaTTACGGTAATTTaaccatcagcagcagcaccagacaTTACGGTAATTTAACTTTGACCATCATCAACAGCACCAGACATTACGGTAATTTAACTTTgaccatcagcagcagcaccagacaTTACGGTAATTTaaccatcagcagcagcaccagacaTTACGGTAATTTAACTTTGACCATCATCAACAGCACCAGACATTACGGTAATTTAACTTTGACGAGCAGCAGCACCAGACATTACGGTAATTTAACTTTGACCATCATCAACAGCACCAGACATTACGGTAATTTAACTTTGACCAGCAGTAGCAGCACCAGACATTACGGTAATTTAACTTTGACCTGCAGTAGCAGCACCAGACATTACGGTAATCTAATTTTGACCATCAGTTGACAGATTACCGTCAGCTGATCAGTGATGGGGTTTGTAGTCTTCctgttgtgatgtcatcagtgctTTGTTGCAGGTCTGGAAGTCAGCAGGTTCTGTTTTTCCAGCGAGGAGGATTTCATCGAGAGTTTACTGAAAAACAACGTGCAGCTCTTCCTGTCGCCGGACGGAAACGAGGTGTCGCAGGCGTCACAGAGAGGTCAGggagtttcttcttctctgtcattTATTACAGCTGATGTGTGATGGATGTGAACCAtgttcataatacttatgtagttttactgcagtaggatttttcatgcaggacttttacttgtactgcagtatttgtactttgctgtatcagtatttttactgcagtaaaggatccgAGtacttcttcctcctctgggTGGATGTTTGTTGCAGGCGTCCTCTCGGCGCTGCTGAACCAGCTGACAGCTTCCAGTCCGTCAGAGCAGCTCAGGGTTTTGTTGTGCGGCGACGCCGTCATCCTGCCCGACACCAGCCCGCTGGCGGCGAGTCGTCAGGCGGCTCAGGTACGAACATCCTGCCGAcgcttttttttcttgctgagGATTTCTCAGAAGCTGCCTCTGAAACCTCAGATGTACGAGGGTTAATGtgttaatagaaataaaaataagcatcagaggttttttttttaaaggacagtttgttttcttcttctgcagcgaTTCTCAGCTCAGCTGGGCGCGATGCGGCGGCGGTTCAGCGTGTTCGACAGCCCTCTCAGTATCGTGCTGATGACGTCACGTGGTGGCCGGGAAAGCTGCGGCAGAGCCTTGCAGGAGCTGCGTTCCCGTGGCGTCAGTGTGGACGAGGCGTACTGCCTGGCCGGGGCCCCGCGGGGCCCCATCCTGTCCCTCCTCCAACCTCACTTACTGCTCATCGACGTGGAGGAGTGATGACATCATCGTCCTGTCACATGACCTTCACTGTGTCTTTGAAACAAGCTTCCAGATCCTCAGACTGAGCTCAATCAACAAATCGTTTCTTCTCATTCAGCCTTAAAGGGGCCGATCAGAGGGAAGCCCCGCCCACCACCAACATTCAGATGACGCTGCTGTCACTCATGAATTTATTGACACTTTGTTTCCAGTccgtcttaaaccaacagtcagtcttgtgtgtgtttatcttgctgtaattattcctcctgttcatactgaccatcagatcATCCttataatgaccttacaatgaagtgatggaggacaaaatggatttaaagtttatctgaagctaatatgaagcttcagcgtccagatgagtcaaatcaagtagatatctttcaacgttacagtctttttagtgctgtaatgggaaattgctgatcactgaataaacacacaatgAGAGTATTGttaggttatgaaataatgtgatcaaataatacaatcagaagtataaagcatcatagttctggaAACAAAGATACAAACCgcctagctatcttttctttgtctgaaagcttagcacttaaccagtcccttaaatactagatttacacataaacatctagtTTATCTCATCACTGAATCATGTAAAAGTATCACAGAATAAACTAACTGTTAAACACTTAACTGCCTCATCTTCCACAGcaagtttagaatagacacagcaaacacaaactaacactaaactgaacttaaacaccatctgaaacatgtatgatatattcaagaatgataaatgataaactgctattcagttttctttcacagtgtcaaagtctttttgttactatacttccacctgcagctcaacagggaaacacaaagactgtaaatgtgtcagatatccactgatatgattaactcagactgctgaagctgaatagaagcttcacacagactttaaatgactgtgtggacacactgtggattttggcctccatcacttccattgaaaacacatttgaaggatcttttaatatccagtatgaacaggaggaatgatgacaTTACTGTTACTATGGAAACCTGACTGATGTTCATAGTGTGATCCTTCATGTATGGAGCAGATCTTATAATTAGTCTCATATTTAATGAAAGTTATCTGCTGGACTCACTAATGCTGAAAACCAAAACTCAGATATATATTTTGATACAACagcatgaaaaacatgtaactgatatcatatattattatttttagtattagtttaattaaagatcccctccagacatgtattaagacataaaaaccCTTTGAACtataatgtgtctgatatggtttttctaTAAAAGTAGACATTAAATCCTTCAAATTacacctcattaaaaaatccagaatatgcaaatatatttattatatatatatatttggctccaaaactagttgtgatgtcacatcgTGCTCAGGGATTAGAGCctgaaatgtgtttaatgtatcGAATGAAttattatatgaatataaaaccAGACTGAGGCTGTGATGGATCCACACATTGAACTAACTggaaaacatataaatatatattatttattaaaaaatatcagctctgcttttcctgctgtaagTCAGAATATGTGCTGAAGCAACAcaaacacttcttcttcttcttctttttaaatatgaatctttatttaatctgtaGACAAACTTTCTTAAAAGTAAAACATCACCAAAAGACAAATCTCCctatttatcattaataatcagtCTATAAAGAGTTAATCAATGTTTATAACGCACTATAATGTatttataagcagatataagtgttttcttttctcttatattattacagctgttTGTCATTCATGATCTGTTTCTacattaatgaacatttatatCAGCTGACAGCGACATCACAGTAATGTTATAATCCggttattaactctttatagactgattattaatgataaatCCAGTCTCCAGCTACAGAACGCACACATGGACCTCACTGGTCAGACAGGCACTGTTGGTGTTCAGACTCAATCACGGCCCTGCTGCGTGCCTGGCAGGCTTCACTCGGGGCatcacggacacacacacatgctgtggTCAGTAGTTGGTCCTCAGCTGGCGGTTCTCCTCTCGCAGCCTCTCGATCTCCTCCACCAGAGACTCGTTCACAGAGAATTTCTCCACCAGACTGTGGATCTCATTCTGAAACACAGAGGAtgacatcatttcctgtcctgagaCTCTCTGTGTATCACTGGattcataataaaacattttatttattagggaccgagcccaaaaggcagaggactactgtatcgtgtgtttgtttgtttctttctttattattacgccacttcaacTCTTAATTTgacccctaaacatgctcaaaaactcaccaaatctggcacgcacatcaggtctggtgaaaaatttgataaaatgtaaaaattaacccccaaagtgccaaaactcaattatttcgtctcatcaagacctacaaatcatacactgacacccctgacctaaatccaacaggcaggccgcaattagcctttcaaaataagactttgccccaattttggaccctgaacaaacgctatctcctccaagggcgttaatggtatcggcttcaaactttaataggtgacttatgacactgtgctggaaaaaaattgttaaaaactttgtaataactcgaacggtttggatttaataagccctgaaagttgcagtgccacatcacccttacaatgtaaaccaatggggaggcaatctctgagcatggactttgtgtcaaacagaggcttctgacgtctaaactataagtctgaccactttcaaacctgtatcaatggattcacaaCGAAATTTTCTACTACaagatgatttttaatgtaagatttggccaaagtcatgggatttatgaggatatttcacaagaagcgtactctaaaatcctcctctccaactgctcctggtgatgtcactccctcagtgctgtgaaacattccgcaatacacactcattataaaatcacaggaggagcaagaaaagactttaaaactcacactctaatatctcaaaaacaataaaagatagaaaaaacatgtaaattcaagatttgtaggtcaaagtcttgcgactcatttaaagttcaaatgaagtttgtatctaaaactatgtggaagcagtaaatgttcaaaaaggtgtgggttcactcacactctccattcaaatatatgagtatttttctgtgtccagctgcagttacttattgtctctacacacctgacagtacacatgtcaatcaaactttcaaaataaaagcacaccacatttgtaagaaatatccctcatttttaaaaagtaaaatgatcccgacgggccagagtgcgaggtcccgaccaacgctgcttacagctttaattattattgacaCTCAAAGATGTTCATTAAAGCTGCAGGAGTGTAGtttgatggtgatgatgatggaggtGATTCATGAAGCCGTTTTGAAATCTGATGGATCAGTGTGTGAAATGAATGTATTGATTCCTACCAGCTGGATGTAAAACTGTCGGATCATCTCCACCTGGAGGTTGATGATGTCTCGGTGACAGGCGTctctgaagagaagaagaa is drawn from Thunnus thynnus chromosome 5, fThuThy2.1, whole genome shotgun sequence and contains these coding sequences:
- the LOC137183709 gene encoding cytosolic 5'-nucleotidase 1A isoform X2, whose product is MASTVQNTDVKQKDADGAVVVAVTSRAAFGADDGDEVYGVGVAFTLLQALQRVNERLLEENPAESLLFDVVLITTDSQQQQQSARIISSTRHYGLEVSRFCFSSEEDFIESLLKNNVQLFLSPDGNEVSQASQRGVLSALLNQLTASSPSEQLRVLLCGDAVILPDTSPLAASRQAAQRFSAQLGAMRRRFSVFDSPLSIVLMTSRGGRESCGRALQELRSRGVSVDEAYCLAGAPRGPILSLLQPHLLLIDVEE
- the LOC137183709 gene encoding cytosolic 5'-nucleotidase 1A isoform X1, giving the protein MASTVQNTDVKQKDADGAVVVAVTSRAAFGADDGDEVYGVGVAFTLLQVKALQRVNERLLEENPAESLLFDVVLITTDSQQQQQSARIISSTRHYGLEVSRFCFSSEEDFIESLLKNNVQLFLSPDGNEVSQASQRGVLSALLNQLTASSPSEQLRVLLCGDAVILPDTSPLAASRQAAQRFSAQLGAMRRRFSVFDSPLSIVLMTSRGGRESCGRALQELRSRGVSVDEAYCLAGAPRGPILSLLQPHLLLIDVEE